A region of Haliotis asinina isolate JCU_RB_2024 chromosome 7, JCU_Hal_asi_v2, whole genome shotgun sequence DNA encodes the following proteins:
- the LOC137290335 gene encoding multiple epidermal growth factor-like domains protein 10 has product MAGVRILAVVVLVQWIPLSSGSCESGMFGDSCSHFCHCGTSCDETTGACSGDCDTGWRKAGGLCQKQNIALDKTTSTTSGSLFSWPASQAVDGDSDIRGEDRTCFHAATSPSDWTVDLGRDFQLYDIRIYSRRAFYSRNANSNIYLNNDSSSICSTLPGQSNTPNPTDVTCNGTGRYVTIRKLGPGGREGYDSALSICEVEIYVCGPRIFGVNCDVFCHCLDPTCDRLSGLCPGDCRPGWQGQRCDTACRSTTYGINCNKTCAERKCSASSSSCDRHTGACDTGCLPGWTEDDCTQECSNGRYGVSCSSLCSNRHCAGNSSCDHVTGSCDLGCQAGWMGVDCKEACDSSHYGPGCLGVCSSRHCAGNSSCDSPGTCDSGCLTGWTRDDCTVSVFCPPGRYGSGCTEFCSSRNCKTSTSVCDVTGSCPDGCREGWQNADCRITCQSGRYGSNCSKSCDSRHCQTAPVSCDHVTGACGAGCQEGWIGADCIQRCKPGRYGPDCTRCGHCDVTCNIGDGRCPGECLDGFTGDRCDEDVRVSPVTSGVIGGAVAVVVMLLLIGGLTICLLKSGRLKWISSSDTGVRNTDSGGTGEIPSHANTSGTNEQDYTELSEVTREREEKSQYDVIQNKVYENNQM; this is encoded by the exons ATGGCGGGTGTCAGAATATTGGCTGTGGTTGTGTTAGTTCAATGGATTCCGCTGTCATCGG GTTCCTGCGAATCAGGAATGTTTGGAGACTCCTGTAGCCACTTCTGTCACTGTGGGACATCATGTGACGAGACAACAGGTGCCTGTTCTGGTGATTGTGACACGGGATGGAGAAAGGCTGGAGGCCTTTGCCAGAAAC AAAACATTGCACTGGACaagacaacatcaacaacatctgGAAGTTTGTTCTCCTGGCCCGCATCACAGGCTGTGGATGGAGACAGTGACATACGTGGTGAGGATAGAACCTGTTTCCACGCTGCTACATCTCCGTCTGACTGGACAGTGGATCTGGGCCGGGACTTCCAGCTGTACGACATCAGGATCTACAGTAGACGTGCAT tCTACTCTAGAAATGCCAACTCCAACATCTACCTGAACAACGACTCCTCCAGCATCTGCTCCACCCTCCCAGGTCAATCAAACACCCCCAACCCAACTGACGTGACATGTAACGGTACCGGTAGGTACGTCACCATCAGGAAATTGGGGCCGGGTGGTCGGGAAGGCTATGATAGTGCACTGAGCATCTGTGAGGTAGAGATCTATG TCTGCGGCCCGCGAATCTTCGGAGTGAATTGTGATGTGTTCTGTCATTGCCTGGATCCAACCTGTGATCGCTTGAGTGGACTGTGTCCTGGAGACTGTAGACCAGGATGGCAGGGCCAGAGGTGTGATACAG CTTGCAGAAGCACTACTTATGGCattaattgcaacaaaacatgTGCTGAGCGGAAGTGCAGCGCTTCAAGTTCGTCATGTGACCGTCACACTGGAGCATGTGACACAGGATGTCTTCCTGGTTGGACAGAGGATGACTGCACACAAG AATGTTCCAATGGAAGGTATGGCGTAAGCTGCAGTAGCCTTTGTTCTAACCGACACTGTGCGGGAAATTCATCATGTGATCATGTGACTGGGTCATGTGATTTGGGATGCCAAGCTGGATGGATGGGTGTTGATTGTAAAGAAG CTTGTGATTCCAGTCATTATGGACCTGGCTGTCTTGGTGTATGCTCCTCCAGACACTGTGCTGGGAACTCTTCATGTGACTCCCCAGGAACCTGTGACAGTGGATGTCTGACAGGATGGACACGGGATGACTGTACAG TGTCGGTCTTTTGCCCTCCTGGAAGGTATGGATCTGGATGTACAGAGTTCTGCAGTTCCCGAAACTGCAAAACGTCAACCTCTGTGTGTGACGTCACTGGGTCATGTCCAGATGGATGCCGGGAAGGCTGGCAGAATGCCGACTGCAGGATAA CATGTCAGAGCGGGAGGTACGGTTCTAACTGCAGCAAGTCCTGTGACTCACGTCATTGCCAAACTGCACCTGTCTCCTGCGACCACGTGACAGGAGCCTGCGGTGCCGGTTGCCAGGAAGGATGGATTGGAGCAGACTGTATTCAGA GATGCAAACCTGGAAGGTATGGGCCTGACTGTACTCGTTGTGGACACTGTGACGTCACGTGTAACATTGGAGATGGACGTTGTCCCGGAGAATGTCTGGACGGTTTCACTGGTGACCGATGTGATGAGGATGTTCGAG TTTCTCCTGTTACAAGCGGTGTCATTGGAGGAGCAGTAGCAGTTGTTGTAATGTTGTTGCTGATTGGAGGATTGACGATATGCTTGCTGAAATCTGGAAG ACTTAAATGGATATCCTCATCTGACACAGGTGTGCGAAATACAGATTCAGGTGGCACTGGAGAAATTCCAAGTCATGCCAACACATCTGGAACCAATGAACAAGACTACACCGAACTGAGTGAAGTCACCAGGGAGAGAGAGGAGAAGTCACAGTATGACGTCATTCAGAACAAAGTGTACGAAAACAATCAAATGTGA